DNA from Flavobacterium aestivum:
ACTGTTTCATTTTAATCTGCTTTTCGGATCGCTTTTCTAGCCAGTTGCTGAAAAACCTCATCCATATTTGATGCGTTATATTTTAATTTAAGATTTTTTGGAGTATCCAGTGCATCTATTCTTCCATCAACCATAATCGAAACACGGTTACAATATTCGGCCTCATCCATATAATGAGTGGTTACAAAAATGGTTATCCCTCGAGAAGAAGCCTCGTAAATGAGCTCCCAAAATTGTCTTCGAATCATAGGATCGACACCACCTGTGGGTTCGTCAAGAAAAACAATTTTTGGATTGTGAAATATTGAAACAGAAAATGCCAGTTTTTGTTTCCACCCTAGCGGAAGGTCTTTTACCAAGGTATTCTTTTCTGATTCAAAATTTAAAGTATGCAACAACTCATCCGTCTTTGTGCTTATTTCCTTTTCAGGCATACCATAAATACCGGCAAACAACCGAATGTTTTCCCATACTTTAAGGTCATTATAGAGCGAAAATTTCTGGCTCATATAACCAATATTCTTTTTGATTTGTTCAGGGTCTTTATGAATATCGAAACCTGCCACAGTTCCCTCGCCAGATGTAGGTTTGCTCAAACCGCAAAGCATACGGATAGCTGTTGTTTTTCCGGCACCGTTTGCACCCAGAAAACCAAAAATTTCTCCCTGATTTACCTCAAAGGTAACATTGTCGACAGCAGTAAAATTACCAAAGCGTTTCACCAGATTATTAACCGTAATTGCTTTCATTCAAATTTTATTTTGAGGTTTTTAAACACCTAAATTCATATAACAATCTTCAATTTTAGGTTTAGTTGGTTGGATATTAATATTTATATGACCTTTTTCAATCAAAAAACTTTCTAATTCTTTTGTCGAAATCTGTTCCGTTTTGAAAGTTACATGATGCGAGTCTCCAAAAGCAAAACAGGATTTTACATCTGGAAACTGTCTTATGTCTTTCAATAATTTGTACATGTCATTACTCTGAACTGACCAAAGTGGCATCCCAAACTGGTTGATCATATTTTCGGGTGTATCAATTTTTAATATTTTCCCTTCCGAAATCAAGGCTATGCGATCGCATAAAGTAGCCTCATCCATATAAGGCGTAGAAACCAAAATGGTTATACCTTCTTTTTTTAATTTCTTGAGCATTTCCCAAAATTCTTTTCGGGAAACCGGATCAACGCCTGTTGTGGGTTCATCGAGAAACAATACCGATGGCTTATGGATTAAAGCGCAAGACAATGCCAATTTTTGTTTCATTCCTCCAGATAGTGCGCCTGCTTTACGGGTTTTAAAAGGTTCTATTTGCTGGTAAATATCTTTTATGAGATCATAATTTTCTTCGACCGTAGTATTAAAAACAGTGGCAAAAAAATTAAGATTTTCTTCAACTGTCAAATCCTGATAGAGCGAAAATTTACCGGGCATATATCCTACCCTTTGCCTGATTGTCTTAAAATCGTTAACCACATCTAGCCCATCTACAGTTGCG
Protein-coding regions in this window:
- a CDS encoding ABC transporter ATP-binding protein → MDNKENVVPINVSHINKSYGSGKITAVREVSFQVNKSEIFGLIGPDGAGKTTIFRILTTLLKPDSGNATVDGLDVVNDFKTIRQRVGYMPGKFSLYQDLTVEENLNFFATVFNTTVEENYDLIKDIYQQIEPFKTRKAGALSGGMKQKLALSCALIHKPSVLFLDEPTTGVDPVSRKEFWEMLKKLKKEGITILVSTPYMDEATLCDRIALISEGKILKIDTPENMINQFGMPLWSVQSNDMYKLLKDIRQFPDVKSCFAFGDSHHVTFKTEQISTKELESFLIEKGHININIQPTKPKIEDCYMNLGV
- a CDS encoding ABC transporter ATP-binding protein produces the protein MKAITVNNLVKRFGNFTAVDNVTFEVNQGEIFGFLGANGAGKTTAIRMLCGLSKPTSGEGTVAGFDIHKDPEQIKKNIGYMSQKFSLYNDLKVWENIRLFAGIYGMPEKEISTKTDELLHTLNFESEKNTLVKDLPLGWKQKLAFSVSIFHNPKIVFLDEPTGGVDPMIRRQFWELIYEASSRGITIFVTTHYMDEAEYCNRVSIMVDGRIDALDTPKNLKLKYNASNMDEVFQQLARKAIRKAD